In the Borrelia turicatae 91E135 genome, one interval contains:
- a CDS encoding ABC transporter permease, producing MNRDFIVANIDKAFNFLVDNFSDSNGIGFAKIVIFFYDNLKKLFLLINPVFFIILICVLSFLFLKKRLALLIMLGFCFILYFNLWEVSMDTISIIFVSVFFSVIWGILIGILGGYYSKFYVFLKPLLDLMQAMPPFIYLIPAIPFFGMGTSSAIFATIIFAMPPVIRYTRLGIIQVPGEVIEAAKSFGSSNIRILFQIQLPLALQSIIEGINQSIMMAISMIVIAAMVGSSGLGRSVIYSVERLHFGEGLISGLAVVVIAIILDRIMQAIFIKFSYLNTDNYGVKKENKFKRFLEMYNK from the coding sequence ATGAATAGAGATTTTATAGTTGCTAATATAGATAAGGCTTTTAATTTTTTAGTTGACAATTTTTCGGATTCTAACGGTATAGGGTTTGCGAAAATCGTAATTTTTTTTTATGACAATTTGAAAAAGTTGTTTCTTTTGATTAATCCTGTTTTTTTTATTATTCTAATTTGTGTTTTAAGCTTTTTATTTTTAAAGAAAAGATTAGCTCTTTTGATTATGTTAGGATTTTGCTTTATTTTATATTTTAATCTTTGGGAAGTTTCAATGGATACGATATCAATTATTTTCGTGTCTGTTTTCTTTTCGGTAATTTGGGGAATTTTAATAGGTATTTTAGGTGGATATTATTCAAAATTTTATGTATTTTTAAAACCATTGCTTGATTTAATGCAAGCAATGCCCCCGTTTATTTATTTAATACCAGCTATACCTTTTTTTGGTATGGGTACATCTTCAGCTATTTTTGCTACAATAATTTTTGCAATGCCCCCAGTCATTAGATATACAAGACTAGGGATTATTCAAGTTCCAGGGGAGGTCATTGAGGCCGCAAAGTCTTTTGGAAGTAGTAATATTCGTATTCTTTTTCAGATCCAGTTGCCATTGGCTCTGCAAAGCATAATAGAGGGAATTAATCAGTCAATAATGATGGCAATATCTATGATAGTAATTGCGGCAATGGTTGGTTCATCAGGGCTTGGTAGAAGTGTAATATATTCTGTTGAGAGATTACATTTTGGTGAAGGCTTAATATCTGGATTAGCTGTTGTGGTAATAGCTATTATTTTGGATAGAATTATGCAGGCTATTTTTATCAAGTTTAGTTACTTAAATACTGATAATTATGGGGTGAAAAAAGAAAATAAGTTTAAAAGATTTTTGGAAATGTATAATAAATAA
- a CDS encoding ATP-binding cassette domain-containing protein has translation MSKASVKVRNLYKTFSYNKNKKQIVKAIKSYESGKDRSDIYKESSVFIANANISLDVYENEILVIMGMSGCGKSTFVRCLNGIHKIDSGSILVDNIEMNDINQKALSALRKDKFAMVFQNFGLFPHMNVLRNVTYGLEVKNVPKKIRIQRALDILKLVGLEDSEYKYINELSGGMKQRVGIARALVVNPDILLMDEAFSALDPLIRGEMQCELLRLVDKLKKTVVFITHDLIEAFKLGNRIAFMKDGEIVQVGRPLEILRDPKTDFIANFIKNLPVLNILKIKDIIKMDFTLNGDTDKCNVILEKENNNFNLYDLSVNKKCNNLVSLNLGLDDEIKSVVKYLNKLDYLIIKGEQDDIIGYIDLGEIAGLLAR, from the coding sequence TTGTCTAAGGCTAGTGTTAAAGTCAGGAACCTTTATAAAACATTTTCTTATAATAAAAATAAAAAACAAATAGTTAAGGCTATAAAGAGTTATGAGAGTGGTAAAGATAGATCTGACATTTACAAAGAATCTTCTGTTTTTATTGCAAATGCAAATATCAGTCTTGATGTTTATGAGAATGAAATTTTAGTTATTATGGGTATGTCAGGTTGTGGTAAATCTACTTTTGTTAGATGTTTGAATGGTATACACAAAATCGATTCTGGGTCTATTTTGGTGGATAATATTGAAATGAATGATATTAATCAAAAAGCACTATCTGCTTTAAGAAAAGATAAATTTGCCATGGTTTTTCAGAATTTTGGGCTTTTTCCACATATGAATGTTTTAAGGAATGTGACTTATGGACTTGAAGTTAAGAATGTTCCTAAAAAAATTAGGATTCAAAGAGCTCTTGATATTTTAAAACTTGTGGGGCTTGAAGATTCTGAATATAAATATATAAATGAGCTTTCAGGTGGAATGAAACAGAGAGTAGGCATAGCACGAGCTTTAGTGGTTAACCCCGATATACTTTTAATGGATGAGGCTTTTTCAGCTCTTGATCCTTTAATTAGAGGAGAAATGCAATGTGAGCTTTTAAGGTTGGTAGACAAATTAAAAAAGACGGTTGTATTTATTACTCATGATTTGATTGAAGCTTTTAAATTGGGAAATAGAATTGCTTTTATGAAGGATGGTGAGATTGTTCAGGTGGGTAGACCCTTAGAAATATTAAGAGATCCCAAAACCGATTTTATAGCTAATTTTATTAAAAATCTTCCCGTTTTAAATATTTTAAAAATTAAGGATATTATTAAAATGGATTTTACTCTTAATGGTGATACTGATAAATGTAATGTTATTCTTGAAAAAGAGAATAATAATTTTAATTTGTATGATTTGTCTGTTAATAAAAAATGTAATAATCTTGTTTCTTTAAATTTAGGTTTGGATGATGAGATCAAAAGTGTTGTTAAGTATTTAAATAAGTTGGATTATTTGATTATAAAAGGTGAGCAAGATGATATTATTGGATACATTGATTTAGGGGAGATTGCTGGTTTATTGGCGAGATAG
- a CDS encoding flagellin — MIINHNTSAINASRNNSINAANLSKTQEKLSSGHRINRASDDAAGMGVAGKINAQIRGLSQASRNTSKAINFIQTTEGNLNEVEKVLVRMKELAVQSGNGTYSDADRGSIQIEIEQLTDEINRIADQAQYNQMHMLSNKSAAQNIKTAEELGMQPAKINTPASLAGSQASWTLRVHVGANQDEAIAVNIYAANVANLFAGEGAQVSPAQEGAQQEGVQAAPAPAAAPAQGGVNSPVNVTTTIDANMSLSKIENAIRMVSDQRANLGAFQNRLESIKASTEYAIENLKSSYAQIQDATMTDEIVASTTNSILTQSAMAMIAQANQVPQYVLSLLR; from the coding sequence ATGATCATAAATCATAATACGTCAGCTATAAATGCTTCAAGGAATAATAGCATTAATGCTGCTAATCTTAGCAAAACTCAAGAAAAACTTTCTAGTGGGCATAGAATTAATCGTGCATCTGATGATGCTGCTGGAATGGGTGTTGCAGGAAAGATTAATGCTCAAATTAGAGGATTATCTCAGGCTTCTAGAAATACTTCAAAGGCTATAAATTTTATTCAAACAACAGAAGGGAATTTAAATGAAGTAGAGAAAGTATTAGTAAGAATGAAAGAACTTGCTGTGCAGTCTGGTAATGGTACATATTCAGATGCAGACAGAGGTTCTATTCAAATTGAAATTGAGCAACTTACAGATGAAATCAACAGAATTGCTGATCAAGCTCAATACAACCAAATGCATATGTTGTCCAACAAGTCAGCTGCTCAAAATATAAAAACAGCTGAAGAGCTTGGAATGCAACCTGCAAAAATTAACACACCAGCATCATTAGCTGGATCACAAGCTTCATGGACATTAAGAGTACATGTGGGTGCAAATCAGGATGAAGCAATTGCTGTTAATATTTATGCAGCTAATGTTGCAAACCTTTTTGCAGGTGAAGGTGCGCAGGTTTCTCCAGCTCAGGAAGGTGCACAACAAGAGGGAGTTCAAGCTGCTCCAGCACCAGCAGCAGCTCCAGCTCAAGGTGGAGTTAATTCTCCAGTTAATGTTACAACTACTATTGATGCTAATATGTCACTTTCAAAGATAGAAAATGCTATTAGAATGGTAAGTGATCAAAGAGCAAATCTTGGTGCTTTCCAAAATAGACTTGAGTCTATTAAGGCTAGCACAGAATATGCTATTGAAAACTTAAAATCATCTTATGCTCAAATTCAAGATGCAACAATGACAGATGAAATTGTGGCATCTACAACTAACAGCATTTTGACACAATCCGCAATGGCTATGATTGCACAAGCAAATCAAGTGCCTCAGTATGTATTATCATTGCTTAGATAA
- the fliD gene encoding flagellar filament capping protein FliD: protein MSSGFFVPGVDNKYNTKEIRESMLKPDKAKIDSSVKKLENLEQEKRAWQMINKKISTLNSLARQITSLNSPFNYMSGNSSNNDVLSLSARYGAKNETYKIDVNQIASSDIFLSANFKQKEISIPSGDYIFLVGNKEIKIRNNGDIESLVKDINNRGKGFLSAKVVRSDSAGNSRLILRSLKEGENNKLVMKGEALNLAKQIGILSELTTNFSPNLTEIINSQQSSSNKIFLDKDDIVLEPLSEISISIPENIEVSSRSKIKFEIKYYDSDDKGILNEIVFNPGEATFEDAKVEGEDSIINLESDHKLPLKERKYIQMNMIKIHSGTNSLELPPINVASDFEKVEVEIGSLLDLKEINIENKVNNKVFVIRNIEIFDPKNRDGFLPINAKSFAENAKVKFDGVDVERDSNTVNDLIPNVTLNLKQASDDTIVVRVEPDYEGIKKLLLDFLVAYNQVLAEINIVSSNESNLEGQKSDVLEEWSYFSDEEREEAYKNLGILRTEFALKNLRSRLELIMFNSYRTNDPNFSIINQIGVFTNSMSSSGGLSRYLGLDEKKFNEIIQSNINSVKELFAVDFNDDRIYDDGLAKMLGDYLSPLISSGGFIYNKIRNYDLKIPNQKNVVEDYKKKYEEREQKVEGELNTLDFTVKRMKEQEEILKSLNLQRQNR from the coding sequence ATGTCTTCTGGATTTTTTGTTCCAGGTGTGGATAATAAATATAATACTAAAGAAATCCGTGAATCGATGCTTAAACCTGATAAGGCCAAGATAGATTCATCTGTAAAAAAGCTTGAAAACTTAGAGCAAGAGAAACGAGCTTGGCAAATGATTAATAAAAAGATTTCTACTTTAAATTCACTTGCAAGGCAAATCACCTCTCTTAATAGTCCTTTTAATTACATGTCAGGTAATTCTAGTAATAATGATGTTCTCTCTTTATCCGCTCGTTATGGAGCTAAAAATGAAACTTATAAAATTGATGTTAATCAAATAGCAAGTTCCGATATTTTTTTATCTGCGAATTTTAAACAAAAGGAGATTAGTATTCCTTCAGGAGACTATATATTTTTAGTTGGTAATAAAGAGATTAAGATTAGGAATAATGGAGATATTGAGTCTCTTGTAAAGGATATTAATAATCGAGGCAAGGGGTTTTTATCTGCTAAAGTTGTGAGAAGTGATAGTGCTGGAAATAGTAGGTTGATTTTGCGGTCTTTAAAGGAAGGTGAAAACAATAAACTTGTCATGAAAGGTGAAGCTTTAAATCTTGCTAAACAGATAGGTATTTTAAGTGAGCTTACAACAAATTTTAGTCCTAATTTAACAGAAATTATTAATAGTCAACAAAGTAGTAGTAATAAAATTTTTCTTGATAAGGATGATATTGTATTAGAGCCTCTCTCAGAGATTTCAATAAGTATTCCAGAAAATATTGAGGTTAGTAGTAGAAGTAAAATTAAATTTGAAATTAAATATTATGATTCAGATGATAAAGGCATTTTAAACGAGATTGTTTTTAATCCTGGCGAGGCTACATTTGAGGATGCTAAGGTTGAGGGTGAAGATAGTATAATTAATCTTGAATCTGATCATAAACTTCCTTTGAAAGAGAGAAAGTATATTCAGATGAATATGATTAAAATTCATAGTGGTACAAATTCCTTGGAATTGCCCCCAATAAATGTTGCAAGTGATTTTGAAAAAGTCGAGGTTGAAATAGGTTCACTTTTGGATTTAAAAGAGATCAATATCGAAAATAAAGTTAATAATAAGGTTTTTGTTATTCGCAATATTGAGATCTTTGATCCAAAGAATAGAGATGGTTTCTTGCCAATAAATGCCAAGAGCTTTGCAGAAAATGCAAAGGTGAAGTTTGATGGAGTTGATGTTGAGCGTGATTCGAATACCGTTAATGATTTAATTCCTAATGTTACATTGAATTTAAAACAAGCATCAGATGATACTATCGTTGTTCGAGTTGAGCCTGATTATGAGGGAATTAAAAAACTTTTATTAGATTTTTTGGTAGCTTATAATCAGGTTCTTGCTGAAATTAATATTGTAAGTTCAAATGAGAGTAATTTGGAAGGTCAAAAATCAGATGTACTTGAAGAATGGTCCTATTTCAGTGATGAAGAGAGGGAAGAAGCTTATAAGAATTTGGGAATCCTTAGGACGGAGTTTGCATTGAAAAATCTTAGATCAAGATTAGAATTAATCATGTTTAATTCTTATAGGACTAATGATCCTAATTTTTCGATTATCAATCAAATAGGGGTGTTTACTAATTCTATGTCTTCATCAGGAGGGCTTTCTCGTTATTTAGGGCTTGACGAGAAAAAATTTAATGAGATAATACAAAGCAATATTAATTCAGTCAAGGAACTTTTTGCAGTTGATTTTAATGATGACCGCATTTATGATGATGGACTTGCTAAGATGCTGGGCGATTATTTATCTCCTTTGATAAGTTCTGGAGGATTTATTTATAATAAGATCAGAAATTATGATCTCAAAATTCCCAATCAGAAAAATGTGGTTGAAGATTATAAAAAGAAGTATGAGGAAAGAGAGCAAAAGGTTGAAGGAGAACTTAATACTTTGGATTTCACTGTGAAGCGTATGAAGGAGCAAGAGGAAATCCTTAAGTCTTTGAATCTTCAGAGGCAAAACAGATAA
- the nagA gene encoding N-acetylglucosamine-6-phosphate deacetylase: MPNFCLFNSKSVLTGNDKIDNSAVLIKDSKIFDIVTADRLEKIDLQNYEMIDVKGNYITPGLYDNHIHGFHGYGTDQCSTNSIIKMSQYLAEYGVVGFLPTLYPRPTEEMIETIKACTAAIGKEKGAKILGLHLEGPFFSPEKKGAHPTSYLQQPSIEVMKKFIDAAGGTFTDSFGRKRTNIATMTVAPELKGMRELAMFCMENNITLQAGHTNAKYENMIEGFQVGILHTTHFFNAMSKLDHRNPNAIGATLIHGDVSCEIIADGHHIHPKLVLMLRKLKDISKLVLVTDGLTPTLQPSGKLIANGEEVYLNDDGLFHIVESDTIAGSALTMIQGIKNLVEFGYSLSDAIQASSYNPIRIINLEKKGLICHGYDANINVLDKDLDLKLTMIESKIIFNKL; the protein is encoded by the coding sequence ATGCCAAATTTTTGTTTATTCAATTCAAAATCTGTTCTGACAGGAAATGATAAAATAGACAATTCAGCAGTCCTTATTAAAGACAGTAAAATCTTTGATATCGTAACAGCTGATCGACTTGAAAAAATTGATCTACAAAACTATGAAATGATTGATGTTAAGGGAAACTATATCACACCTGGTCTTTATGACAATCACATACATGGATTTCACGGATACGGAACCGACCAATGCTCAACAAACTCAATAATTAAAATGTCACAATATTTAGCAGAGTATGGAGTAGTAGGATTTTTACCAACACTATATCCACGTCCAACTGAAGAAATGATTGAAACAATCAAAGCATGTACCGCAGCAATAGGCAAAGAAAAGGGTGCAAAAATTTTAGGACTTCATCTTGAAGGACCATTTTTCTCTCCTGAAAAAAAAGGCGCCCATCCTACCTCCTATCTTCAACAACCAAGCATTGAAGTTATGAAAAAATTTATAGACGCTGCGGGGGGTACCTTTACGGATTCGTTCGGAAGAAAAAGAACAAATATTGCAACAATGACCGTTGCACCTGAACTTAAAGGCATGAGAGAGCTTGCAATGTTTTGCATGGAAAACAACATCACACTTCAAGCAGGACATACTAATGCAAAATATGAAAATATGATTGAGGGCTTTCAAGTAGGCATACTTCACACAACACACTTTTTCAACGCAATGTCAAAACTTGATCACAGAAATCCAAATGCAATAGGAGCAACTTTAATCCACGGGGATGTATCTTGTGAAATTATTGCTGATGGACATCATATTCATCCAAAACTTGTTTTAATGCTTAGGAAACTTAAAGACATAAGCAAATTAGTGCTTGTAACTGATGGATTAACCCCAACACTACAACCATCTGGAAAATTAATAGCTAATGGAGAAGAAGTATACCTTAACGATGACGGATTATTTCATATTGTAGAAAGCGACACAATTGCAGGATCGGCTCTCACAATGATACAAGGCATTAAAAATTTAGTAGAATTTGGATATAGCTTAAGCGATGCCATTCAAGCAAGTTCATACAATCCAATAAGGATAATTAATCTTGAAAAAAAAGGATTAATATGTCATGGTTATGATGCAAATATAAATGTCCTTGACAAAGACTTAGATTTAAAATTAACAATGATAGAATCAAAAATCATTTTCAATAAACTTTGA
- the nagB gene encoding glucosamine-6-phosphate deaminase translates to MRLIIRSNYNDISKWAANHVAMRIKKFSPTKEKPFILGLPTGSSPIGMYKHLIEMNKLGKISFENVVTFNMDEYIKLDKNHPESYHSFMWSNFFSHIDIKKENIHMLNGNATNLINECEEYENKIKSYGGIMLFVGGIGPDGHIAFNEPGSSLSSRTRIKTLTQDTIIANSRFFENDINKVPKSALTVGVGTIMDSKEIMIIVNGHNKARALKHAIEKGVNHMWTISALQLHKNAIIVSDEAATYELKVGTVKYFNDIERDNFNNDI, encoded by the coding sequence ATGAGATTAATCATTAGATCTAACTATAATGACATTTCAAAATGGGCTGCTAATCATGTAGCTATGAGAATAAAAAAGTTTTCACCAACAAAAGAAAAACCATTCATTTTAGGACTTCCAACGGGTAGCTCACCAATTGGAATGTATAAACATTTAATTGAAATGAATAAACTTGGAAAAATTTCATTTGAAAATGTAGTCACATTCAATATGGATGAATACATAAAATTAGATAAAAATCATCCTGAAAGCTATCACTCATTTATGTGGAGCAACTTTTTTTCACATATAGATATCAAAAAAGAAAATATACACATGTTAAATGGTAATGCTACTAATCTTATAAATGAATGTGAAGAATATGAAAACAAAATTAAATCTTACGGTGGTATTATGCTTTTTGTAGGAGGAATTGGACCTGATGGTCATATTGCCTTTAATGAACCCGGATCATCACTGAGCTCAAGAACAAGAATTAAAACTTTGACTCAAGACACAATTATCGCAAACTCAAGGTTTTTTGAAAATGATATTAATAAAGTTCCCAAAAGTGCCTTAACAGTAGGAGTAGGAACGATTATGGATTCAAAAGAAATTATGATTATAGTAAATGGACATAACAAAGCAAGAGCATTAAAACATGCTATTGAAAAAGGAGTAAATCATATGTGGACAATTAGTGCTCTACAGTTACATAAAAACGCAATCATAGTATCAGACGAAGCTGCAACATATGAACTAAAAGTCGGCACAGTAAAGTATTTCAATGATATCGAAAGAGATAATTTTAATAACGACATATAA
- a CDS encoding superoxide dismutase, whose translation MFKLPELGYAYDVLEPYIDAKTMEIHHSKHHNAYTVNLNSVLEKTEINYSQDIESILKNIQRFPKEFQAAIRNNAGGYSNHTLYFRILRPGNKDNILENFEEHVNATFGSLDNLKMALRDSAINVFGSGWAWLVLHASKELQIISRPNQDSPLMEDYKPILGIDVWEHAYYLKYQNRRVEYIDAFFKVLNWEEVSRVYNEIVE comes from the coding sequence ATGTTTAAATTACCAGAACTTGGTTATGCTTATGATGTTTTAGAGCCATATATTGATGCTAAGACAATGGAAATTCATCATAGTAAACATCATAATGCATATACAGTAAATTTAAATTCTGTTCTTGAGAAGACAGAAATAAATTATTCTCAGGATATTGAAAGTATATTAAAAAATATTCAGCGATTTCCCAAAGAGTTCCAAGCAGCTATTAGGAATAATGCTGGTGGGTATTCTAATCATACTTTGTATTTTAGGATTTTGAGACCTGGTAACAAAGATAATATTTTAGAAAATTTTGAAGAGCATGTAAATGCTACTTTTGGCAGTCTTGATAATCTTAAGATGGCCTTAAGAGATTCAGCTATTAATGTTTTTGGAAGTGGTTGGGCTTGGCTAGTTCTTCATGCAAGTAAAGAATTGCAAATAATATCAAGACCAAATCAGGACAGTCCTTTGATGGAAGACTATAAACCTATTTTAGGTATTGATGTTTGGGAACATGCTTATTATCTTAAATATCAAAATAGAAGAGTTGAATATATTGATGCGTTCTTTAAGGTTTTAAATTGGGAAGAGGTTTCAAGAGTATATAATGAAATCGTAGAATAA